Below is a window of Hydrogenimonas sp. SS33 DNA.
ATTCTCCATACGGGTCTGTCAAATTTCAACATAAGTAAACTCTATCATAATTTCTCTTAAAAGGGACGGGGGATGGAGGGAAACGGCACGAAGGGCCGCTATTTGGCACGGGTCACCGCCACCCCGGCGGCGGCGATGAGGCCGATGCCCGCCCAGGTGGCCCAGTCGGGAAGCGGGTCGCCGATGAGCAGCCCCAGGGCGATGGAGAAGAGGATGTTGCTGTAGCTCACCGCTCCGACAATGCCCGCTTTCGTGGCGCCGTAGGCCCTGGTCATATAGACCTGGGCCAGGGTGGCGAAAAGGCCCATGGCGACCACGTATGCCCAGGCCCACCCCTCGGGCATGACGAAACGGCCGAAGATCATGTCGAGTTCGGGCATCTCCACCCAGGGGCTCACCGCCATCAGCAGCAGCGGCCCCAGCGTCCCGATGCCCATGAACGAAAGGACGATGGCGCGGGTGTCGTAGTAGCGCTTCAGCTCCCGCACCGCCGTATAGGCCAGCGCCGCGCCGGCGCCGCTGAAGATGCCCAGCCAGGCGGTCTTGTCCAGATGCAACCCACTCGGCTTGGCGATGAGAACGATCCCGACAAACCCGAGAAAAAGGGCGGCCCATCCGACGGTTCCCAGCCGCTCCCGCAGGAAAAGCCACGCGAAAAGGGCGGTGAAGATGGGGGAGGTTTTGGAGTAGGTCATGGCGTCGCCCAGAGGGATGTGGGCGATGTTGTAGAAAAAGGCGAGCAGCGCCAGAAACCCCATCAATCCCCTGAAAAAGAGGAGCCCCGGCCGCCCTCCCGGATGGGCCATGGGCCGCTTCAGCAACGTCGCCGCGACGATGACGACGCCGAAGACGTTGCGGAAAAAGACCACTTCCAGCGAAGGCATGTCGCGGCTGAGCAGTTTGGCGAAAACCCCCATGCAGGCGAACATGAAGGAAGCGAAGAGCATATAGCGCACCCCCGCATCGAGACGTAAAAAAGCCTCTTTCAACTCACTCTTCCCGTTTCAGATCCACCAGGCGCCCCCGCACGTCGCCGAACATCACCACATCCTTGAGGACCGCCTTGGTGACGATATTGTCCTTCCGCATCGCCAGGTAGAGTTTGCCCCCTTTGGAGCCGAAGAGTTTCTGGTAGACCGTCACCCGCAGGTAGCAGGGGGCGTCGCCCAGCAGCTCCTTCGCCTCTTTTTTCTCTTTGCCCGTCAGGGTCTCCACCCGCACCCTTCCCGTCTTCTTCTCAGCCCCTACGGCATGGAGGGTACGGTCGAAAGGGGTGCCGCAGTCGCCGATGATCTTCAGAATGTTGAAGTAGAGGGAGAAGATGTCGTTCT
It encodes the following:
- a CDS encoding DMT family transporter — translated: MLFASFMFACMGVFAKLLSRDMPSLEVVFFRNVFGVVIVAATLLKRPMAHPGGRPGLLFFRGLMGFLALLAFFYNIAHIPLGDAMTYSKTSPIFTALFAWLFLRERLGTVGWAALFLGFVGIVLIAKPSGLHLDKTAWLGIFSGAGAALAYTAVRELKRYYDTRAIVLSFMGIGTLGPLLLMAVSPWVEMPELDMIFGRFVMPEGWAWAYVVAMGLFATLAQVYMTRAYGATKAGIVGAVSYSNILFSIALGLLIGDPLPDWATWAGIGLIAAAGVAVTRAK